The following is a genomic window from Fusarium verticillioides 7600 chromosome 5, whole genome shotgun sequence.
TACATACTGTGTATGCCTTCTTTACTCTTGCCCCCTCCACTCCGTCCTATGCCCAAGTCACAATGCCCTACCTACTAAGTGAAGACCTGGGCGCATTCCGCAATGCAGGGACTTGTGCGACTNNNNNNNNNNNNNNNNNNNNNNNNNNNNNNNNNNNNNNNNNNNNNNNNNNNNNNNNNNNNNNNNNNNNNNNNNNNNNNNNNNNNNNNNNNNNNNNNNNNNATGGCCATTGTCATCTTAGTCTATCACACAATTGCTCCCTATATTTCTATGTAAGCTGACAATTTGTCAATAGGTGTCGGTGCTTCCCTGGACCTCCCATCGAGCAGGCTCTCGACTACACAACCATCTGTGTCAGGCTCTCAGAATGCAAAAGAAACAAAGGATTGGAAGCCTCCCTTCAAGTCGAGTTCCCCCAGTCCTCCCCCAAACGCTGGGCTTGACCCTTTAAGTACAGTGAGTATTTGCGACTAGTTGACTCAAGGGCTACAAAGTATACTTGGACCGCAACTAACATGTGATGACCAGCAAATCTACTTGCGTACTAACAGTAACACCACTGAGCCTACCATCGCACAACGAATCCTAAATCAGGGCCGTTCCGACAGCCCTGCTGCAGAGAACCTACAAAGACAGAGCTCCGAACTTAGCAAGTCGCCAAACACTACCCAGGATTCTAGCAAGGATCGAAGGAAAGGAGTTTCTTTCCTGAGTCGACTGGGAATGCGCGGAAGTTGGAGGAAAGATGATGACATGCAGGAATCCGACTCCGAACTGGGTGAACTGCGAACCGATGGTACCTACGCACGAGCTCTCACATCCGTCATCGGTGCAGGCGGAGGATACATACCTCTTCATAAAGAACCTCCACGATACATCCGAGTCAAGGCACATAACAAGAAGGATAGAGACTATAACCACTTATTCCTCGCACAAGAACTTACAGCCTCAGAACACAAACACACGCATGGCCGAGCGGTAGCAACGGCAGTTGGAAGCAAGATCCTTAGGGGTGGTGATGCTATCTGGGCAGCCGAATTCAGCTTGGATGGACGATACCTGGCCGTTGCAGGAAAGGATCAGATTGTACGAGTGTTTGCTGTGATATCTACGCCGGAGGAACGCAAAGCAcacgaggaagaggaggcacAAAATGGTACTCATGGCGAGAAGCTTAGTGCTCCTGTCTTCCGCACAAAGCCTGTGCGAGAGTTTAAGGAACACACTGGCGAGGTGCTTGCCTTGAGCTGGAGCAAGAATAATTTTTTGCTATCGTCTTCGATGGACAAGACCGTAAAGTTATGGCATATGAGCAGGAGTGATTGCTTGTGCACTTTTGTACACAAGGATCTCGTCACGTCGATCGCCTTCCATCCTACAGACGATCGATTCTTCCTCGCAGGATCACTGGATGCACAACTCCGATTATGGAGTATTCCGGACAAAAGCGTCGCTTTCCAAGCACCTGTTGGTGAATTCATTACTGCGGTAGCCTTTTCCCCCGACGGAAATATTGCTATATGTGGTGTGCTGAGCGGTCTATGTACTTTCTACGCTACCGAGggcttgaagctcaagtaCCAAATCCACGTCCGCTCATCAAGGGGCAAAAATGCCAAAGGAAGCAAGATCACTGGTATTCGAACTATGACGATACCGTCAGGACCTGAAGCTGGGACGGTCAAGGTCCTGGTTACTTCGAATGACTCTCGAGTTCGAGTATATAACCTAAACGACAAAGTGATCCAGGTCAAGTACAAGGGACTGGAAAACCAGTCTAGCCAAATCAATGCACGCTtcagcgatgatggcagctATATTATCTGCGGCAGCGAAGATCGGAAGGCCTACATCTGGAAGATGGGTGGTCaagacgagatcaaggataAGCAGCCATACGAAACATTCGATGCTCACCCCGAGGTCGTTACCACGGCTTTGATGGCTCCGTCGAAGAGTCGGCAACTATTGAGTGCTTCTGGAGATCCTATCTACGACTTGTGCAACCCACCACCTGTGATGCTGCGAAGCCTCGAAGAAAGCACGCCAAGTCATTCGGCTCTGTCAGACGAAGACCATGGCGACTCGCTccacagcaacaagaagccggAAGAATCACCAGCATACATCGAGCGCTCAAGGCATCTTGACggaaatatcatcatcaccactgaTAGAACTGGGAAAGATCAAGGTTTTCAGACAGGACTGTGCCCATAAGAAGCGCCAGCAAGGACTCTGGGAGTCAGGTTCTCGATTAGGCAACCGTCTCTCCGGTGTTGGTAGGAGTGGCAGTGTCATGACAAGAACAAGCGCGAGCAGTCGTGTTCAATCGAGACGTGGATCACTTAACATTCCTGGTCCCAATCCTATTCAACTCCAGCATGCTTCTGACAGAATCAACAGCTGGCGTCAAGATATCGACGGAGTAAGACCCAGCATGAACAATACACCAGCTCGAAGCGAGCGATCTATGTCTCCTACCAAACCGGGACAGTCACCGATCAACTCACCGATCAACTCAGCGGCCAACCTGGCGCCAGAATCTCGAAGGAAGCCCTTACCGACGAGTCCCATCAGCCGCCCGACTCCTACAAGTCCTACCGGCAGTGGTCTATCTAACCGCACCACAGTCAGAGCTTCACAAGACCGGGAGAGAAACGGCATCACAAGCCCACCAACCCCAAGTTTCAGCCTTATCAGTGCCTCTGACTCTGAGGGTGCTAACGACAAGGAGGGCAGTTTCTGGAATTTGAGCAGATGGAGAAGTTCACGTCAAAGCCTCCGCTGCTCGGCGGCGTTGAACACACCTGCAAGCCCCAACGGGTCGCCTACCCCCGGTCATAATCGCTCTGGAAGCCAGTTTCTCAGCGTTAGAGagagatcatcgccaagaatGAGCCTGGGTGTTGACGAGCTGAAGCCACCTCGCCAAGATGTTGCAAACCGTCGCAGATCAGCAGGACCAAGGTTGACATCGAGGCTTTCGGTGCaaggtgatgagaagaatggttTCGAGGATCAAATCGAAACACATGAGGAAATTACACCAAATAAAAAACGAGTGGATTCTGGCGTCGGCCGCATTAGCGATGAGTCGGCGGATTCAGTTGTTCAATCTTACTGAGATACGACATGGGAATGATGTATCTCGGCAGCAtttgttggagttggcgtTTGTTTTGTTTAAAGGGGCTTGATTGTATACCACTTGGAAAGGCGTCTGATTAAGGGTGTTTACACTTCGAACCCTGTACAATAACTTACTTGACTTTTTCTTGTGTCAAAGAGGATGGGAATTTTGAGGGGGAGGTTTGAAAAAGGGGCTCAGGGGAAGATTCCAGAGGAGCACGAGGAGTTTGACGATGGTATGAGTTCTGGAATCCTTTAGCATAGCGAGATATGAAGTCTCGGATTACACGGCCAACAATGAGCCACAGCGAACATTTACTTGATATTACAGTACATAAATACAATACAATCTGGAGTTGATACTTCCAGAGGCAATAAAAACAAATTACAAATATTTCACAGAGACAAGAATTGCGTTTGAAGTGATCAGGTGTATTTCTAGCTAAGCAATGCAAcccatcctcctcaaagcctTGCGCTTTCGCATAGCCATCTGTCGCAATCCTAGCTCATGATGGTTTTCGCCTTGGTGAATGGTGCCCGTAATGTGCGCCTTGTTTATAGGGGGGTATCCTTGCGAATATGCGTTCTTGACGCCATTTGCTCTGTAGTGATTTCTATCTTTCGCCCAAGTCTTTCCATCTAGAAGTTCTCATCGGTCTTGAGGGTGTTTTCCTCAGCGGGCTTCTCGGCAGCACCACCGGTAGCCTTGTCGGCGTAGGACTTGACGGCGGCAGTCAGCTTGGGGGGAACAGCGCCGAGCAGATCGCTGGCCTTGTCGCCgttctcgaagaagaagaaggcggggATGGAGCGGATGCCGAGCTCAAAGGCGAGATCGGGGACATCGTCGGTGTCGAACTTGGCGAAGGCGTACTTGTCGGACTTGTGCTCGGCGGCCTGCTTGTTGAAAATGGGGGAGATGGCCTTGCAGGGACCGCACCATGAGGCGTGGGCTTGGAGAGCGACGTAGGGAGtgttcttgacgagctcGTCGAACTgagccttggacttgatTTCGACAACAGCAGAGGGGGCAGCCATTTTGAAAAGTGGTTTGTGGTTTGTGGTTTGTAGTTTAGGTGTTGGTTTGTAGgtgtgttgatgaagggtTGAGGGGTTTTGGTGGGGGGTTTGTGTTTATATAAGTACTAAAGTGAGTACGATATGGAGGGGTGGAATTGAAAAGTCAAGATGGATCTACTGTAGCGGAGTGGATACGGTTATATACTTGGCTGTTCAGGCTTCTAGAAGCTCCAGTTTCACGATCGATTGATTACTCGACCGACTCAATTATTCAGGAACCAGACCGGGagtcggtggtggtgaaCATGACAGGCACTATGACACAATCGTGAAATTTCGGAGAGGCTGACGTGGGGTTCTTTGGGCCGAGTGCCGCTGAATGAATGGAATTAACTGCTGACAAAACAGGCCCGGCCGAGCCATGTCCCTGGAACGTATTCCATGCGTAACGGACTTGGAGGCCATTTGGAATCAATCAAACTACGGATCCGCGAATACGACGGATCTGTATGGGGCGAAGCGAGGCTTGAATTTATCAGCAATCAAGGGTATCTTATCTGACCATGGCACGACTTTATTTAGATCAGATTGTCTTACAGCTCATGCCTTGGTCAAATTATTTAGAGTCATACAATTCAAGTCTAAATAAGTCTAAGGTACCTTTGATTCGAGTCCAATTTGACttcatcatgctcatgcGGTTGCTATGATCAAAGAAAGGCCTTACATCAAGGACAGGTACATTCTGGTAGAGTTCCTCTCCTTGCTCATATCACCTCTAGCCGTATAATCTATAGAAATACAGAATATAACTTCATAGTTCTAATACGATTTACTTCTCTCGCATTCACACTTTAACTCTTCCCATTAAAATGAATGACCTCTTTCATCCCGAAAAAGGCTTTGCGCCGGTAAATTCTCGGAAAGCCCCGCGATCATGGCGGGGTTCGGCAGTCTCCAATTTATTTTTTCCTGTAGTCGATTTGGAGGGGCACCAAAAAGACGGCGATAACTAAAAAATCAATTCTTTTTGTGGTTTCAATTCGTAGATCGAACCAAAGAACACCACATATTCCAAATCATGGCAAAGAGAACTGCTGAGGCCGATCACGGCGATGCCCTCAAGGGCGGGGAACGCcctgagaagatggacattgacgacaacaccaaggagATGGgagagtttgaagatgagttcGAGGACGAGTTCGAGAGCGAGGATGAGATTctcgaggctggtgttgatggacGGCCTGATGCTGAGcgcgaggctgaagagaagggtAAGTGATGATCCCTGAACTGCTCAGATTTCAGTCTAATCTGTGAACAGATGCCATGGAAGTCGACCAAGGAACCTTCATCGTTGGACGAAGCAAACTCGAGCCTGGCCAGACCCTCGCCCCCGATCTGACAACCTACGAGATGCTGCACAACCTCAGCACACCCTGGCCATGCCTTTCTTTCGATATCATCCGCGATGGCCTCGGCGACAACCGCAAGGCCTACCCTGCTACCATGTACACTGTCTCAGGAACACAAGCCGAGACTGGAAAGGCCTCTGACAACCAGATCATGGTCATGAAGTTCAGCGGTCTCAGCAAGATGGACCGTGGTGATGAGGGCTCTGATTcggaggacgatgatgacgagg
Proteins encoded in this region:
- a CDS encoding thioredoxin 1, whose protein sequence is MAAPSAVVEIKSKAQFDELVKNTPYVALQAHASWCGPCKAISPIFNKQAAEHKSDKYAFAKFDTDDVPDLAFELGIRSIPAFFFFENGDKASDLLGAVPPKLTAAVKSYADKATGGAAEKPAEENTLKTDENF